In a single window of the Labeo rohita strain BAU-BD-2019 chromosome 23, IGBB_LRoh.1.0, whole genome shotgun sequence genome:
- the smc1al gene encoding structural maintenance of chromosomes 1A, like, whose amino-acid sequence MGYLKLIEIENFKSYKGRQIIGPFHKFTAIIGPNGSGKSNLMDAISFVLAEKTSNLRVKTLKDLIHGAPVGKPAANRAFVTMMYQQDNGQELSFSRIIIGSSSEYRINNKVVGLSEYSDELEKLGILIKARNFLVFQGAVESIAMKNPKERTALFEEISRSGELAQEYDRCKKEMVKAEEDTQFNYHRKKNIAAERKEAKQEKEEAERYQRLKDEVVRAHVQLQLFKLYHNESEIEKLNRELAHRNKEIDKDRKRMDRVEEELKEKKKELGRMMRDQQMIEKEIKEKDAELNQKRPLYIKAKENTAHKIKKLEAARKSLQNAQKCYKKRKADMEELDREQGAVEMARQEFEERMEEEAQSQGQDLQLEENQVKAYHRLKEEASKRAATLAQELEKFNRDQKADQDRLDLEERKKIETEAKIKQKIREIEENQKRIEKLEDYITTSRQSLDEQKRMEEELTEEVEQAKRRIDEINMELNQVMEQLGDARIDRQENSRQQRKAEILESIKRLYPGSVYGRLIDLCQPTQKKYQIAVTKVLGKNMDAIIVDSEKTGRDCIQYIKEQRGEPETFLPLDYLEVKPTDEKLRELRGAKLVIDVIRYEPPQIKKALQYACGNALVCENVEDARRIAFGGPYRHKTVALDGTLFQKSGVISGGASDLKAKARRWDEKAVDKLKDRKEKLTDELKEQMKAKRKEAELRQVQSQAHGLQMRLKYSQSDLEQTKTRHLSLNMQEKSKLESELANFSPRINDIKRIIQSRERDMKDLKDRMNLVEDEVFVEFCKEIGVRNIREFEEEKVKRQNEIAKKRLEFETQKTRLAIQLDYEKNQLKEDQEKVIMWEQTVKKDENEIEKLKKEEQRNMKIIDETMAQLQDLKNQHLAKKSEVNDKNHEMEEIRKKLGGANKELTQLQKEVTAIETKLEQKRSDRHNLLQACKMQDIKLPLRSGTMDDISQEEGSSQAEESLSSSQKTSSTVLAKEALIEIDYSSLSEDLKDSLSEEEIKGEMNTLQQRLNEQQSILQRISAPNMKAMEKLESVRDKFQETSDEFEAARKRAKKAKQAFEQIKKERFDRFNACFESVATNIDEIYKALSRNSSAQAFLGPENPEEPYLDGINYNCVAPGKRFRPMDNLSGGEKTVAALALLFAIHSYKPAPFFVLDEIDAALDNTNIGKVANYIKDQSVQNFQAIVISLKEEFYTKADSLIGVYPEQGDCVISKVLTFDLSQYPDANPNPNE is encoded by the exons ATGGGCTACTTAAAGTTAATAGAGATCGAAAACTTTAAGTCTTACAAAGGCAGACAGATAATCGGGCCTTTCCACAAGTTTACAGCGATTATTGGGCCGAATGGATCAG GCAAATCAAATCTGATGGATGCTATCAGCTTTGTTCTGGCAGAAAAGACCAGTAACTTGCGTGTGAAGACACTGAAGGATTTGATTCATGGAGCTCCAGTGGGCAAACCTGCAGCTAACCGAGCATTTGTGACCATGATGTACCAGCAGGACAATGGACAGGAGCTTTCCTTTTCCAGAATCATCATAG GTTCCTCATCAGAGTACCGCATCAATAATAAAGTGGTGGGTCTGTCTGAATACAGTGATGAACTGGAGAAACTGGGAATCCTCATCAAGGCCAGAAACTTCCTTGTCTTTCAG GGTGCAGTTGAGTCAATTGCCATGAAAAACCCCAAAGAGAGAACTGCTCTGTTTGAAGAGATTTCTCGTTCTGGAGAGCTTGCTCAAGAGTACGACAGATGCAAGAAAGAAATGGTAAAGGCTGAGGAGGACACACAGTTTAACTACCATCGCAAGAAAAACATTGCTGCTGAGCGAAAAGAAGCCAAGCAGGAGAAAGAAGAG GCGGAGCGCTACCAGCGGCTAAAGGATGAGGTGGTGCGTGCTCATGTACAGTTACAGCTCTTTAAACTGTACCACAATGAATCAGAGATTGAAAAACTGAACCGAGAGCTGGCCCACCGCAACAAAGAGATTGATAAAGACAGGAAACGCATGGACCGTGTGGAGGAGGAGCtgaaagagaagaagaaagagCTGGGCAGAATGATGAGAGACCAACAGATGATTGAGAAAGAGATCAA GGAGAAGGATGCAGAGCTCAATCAGAAGAGGCCTCTGTACATTAAAGCCAAGGAGAACACTGCTCACAAGATCAAGAAACTAGAAGCTGCCCGTAAATCACTGCAGAATGCCCAGAAATGCTACAAAAAACGCAAGGCAGACATGGAGGAGCTAGACCGTGAGCAGGGGGCGGTGGAGATGGCCAGACAGGAGTTTGAAGAGCGAATGGAGGAGGAGGCTCAAAGTCAGGGACAAGATCTACAGCTGGAGGAGAACCAG GTCAAGGCATATCACCGTCTGAAGGAAGAGGCAAGTAAGCGAGCTGCTACACTGGCTCAAGAGCTAGAGAAATTCAACAGAGACCAAAAAGCTGACCAGGACCGTCTTGACCTAGAGGAGAGGAAGAAAATAGAAACAGAG GCCAAGATCAAACAGAAGATCAGAGAGATCGAGGAGAACCAGAAACGCATTGAGAAGCTGGAGGACTACATCACCACCAGCAG ACAGTCTCTGGATGAGCAGAAGAGGATGGAGGAGGAGCTCACAGAAGAGGTGGAACAGGCCAAACGAAGAATAGATGAGATCAACATGGAGCTTAACCAG gtGATGGAGCAGCTGGGAGATGCTCGTATTGACAGACAGGAGAACAGCAGGCAGCAGCGTAAGGCTGAAATCCTGGAGAGTATCAAGAGGCTGTATCCTGGATCAGTG TACGGGAGACTGATTGACCTGTGCCAGCCCACGCAGAAGAAATATCAGATTGCTGTTACTAAAGTTCTGGGCAAAAACATGGATGCCATCATTGTAGACTCTGAGAAGACAGGTCGTGACTGTATCCAGTACATAAAAGAGCAGCGTGGAGAACCCGAAACCTTCCTGCCTCTGGACTACCTGGAG GTCAAGCCCACAGATGAGAAATTGCGTGAGCTGCGTGGTGCTAAATTGGTGATTGATGTAATTCGATACGAGCCACCACAGATTAAGAAAGCCCTGCAGTATGCCTGTGGAAATGCCCTGGTCTGTGAGAATGTGGAGGACGCTCGCAGGATTGCCTTTGGAGGACCATACAGACACAAG actgtgGCTCTAGATGGAACATTATTCCAGAAGTCTGGAGTGATCTCCGGAGGTGCCAGTGATCTGAAGGCCAAAGCTCGGCGCTGGGATGAGAAGGCTGTTGATAAACTGAAAGACAGAAAGGAAAAGCTCACAGATGAGCTAAAA GAGCAAATGAAGGCAAAGAGAAAAGAGGCAGAGCTGCGTCAGGTCCAGTCTCAAGCTCATGGTTTGCAGATGAGACTCAAATACTCTCAGAGTGATCTGGAGCAAACCAAGACCAGACACCTGTCTCTTAACATGCAG GAAAAGTCAAAGCTGGAGAGTGAACTTGCTAACTTTAGTCCACGCATTAATGACATCAAGAGAATCATCCAGTCTAGAGAGAGAGATATGAAAGACCTGAAAGACCGCATGAACTTG GTGGAGGATGAGGTGTTTGTAGAGTTCTGTAAAGAAATTGGAGTTCGTAACATTCGTGAATTTGAAGAAGAGAAAGTCAAGAGACAGAATGAGATTGCAAAAAAACG CCTGGAGTTTGAGACTCAGAAGACTCGTCTGGCTATCCAGCTGGATTATGAGAAGAACCAGCTGAAGGAAGACCAGGAGAAGGTGATCATGTGGGAACAGACAGTCAAGAAAGATGAGAATGAGATAGAGAAACTCAAGAAG GAAGAGCAAAGGAACATGAAGATCATTGATGAAACCATGGCACAGCTGCAGGATCTGAAAAACCAGCATCTGGCCAAGAAATCTGAGGTTAATGATAAAAACCATGAAATGGAGGAGATCCGCAAGAAGCTGGGGGGTGCCAACAA GGAGTTGACGCAGCTGCAGAAGGAGGTGACAGCCATTGAGACCAAGCTGGAGCAAAAACGCAGTGACAGACACAATCTATTGCAGGCTTGTAAGATGCAGGACATCAAACTTCCCCTCCGGTCAGGAACTATGGATGACATCAGCCAGGAAGAG gGCAGTTCTCAGGCTGAGGAGAGCCTCAGCAGCAGTCAAAAGACATCTAGCACTGTTCTAGCCAAGGAAGCTCTTATCGAGATTGACTACAGCAGCTTGTCAGAGGACCTAAAA GACTCACTGTCCGAAGAGGAGATCAAGGGGGAGATGAACACATTACAACAGAGACTCAATGAGCAGCAGAGCATCCTGCAGAGGATCAGTGCTCCCAACATGAAAGCCATGGAGAAACTAGAGAGCGTTAGAGACAAATTTCAGGAAACCAGTGATG AGTTTGAAGCTGCCAGGAAGAGGGCGAAGAAAGCCAAGCAAGCGTTTGAACAGATTAAGAAGGAGAGATTTGACCGTTTCAATGCCTGCTTTGAGTCTGTGGCCACCAACATTGATGAGATATATAAAGCTCTGTCCCGCAACAGCAGTGCCCAG GCGTTTCTGGGGCCTGAGAACCCAGAGGAGCCATACCTGGATGGTATCAACTACAACTGTGTAGCCCCAGGTAAACGTTTCAGGCCCATGGACAACCTGTCTGGAGGAGAAAAAACTGTGGCGGCTCTAGCCTTACTGTTTGCCATTCACAG CTATAAGCCTGCGCCCTTCTTTGTGCTGGATGAGATTGATGCGGCACTGGACAATACCAACATTGGCAAG GTTGCAAACTACATCAAGGATCAGTCAGTGCAGAACTTCCAGGCTATAGTGATCTCCCTCAAAGAGGAGTTTTACACTAAAGCAGACTCCCTGATCGGAGTCTATCCAGAG caaggagactgcgtCATCAGCAAAgtcctgacctttgacctctctCAGTATCCAGATGCCAATCCCAATCCCAATGAATGA